Proteins found in one Luteimonas chenhongjianii genomic segment:
- a CDS encoding phosphoglycerate mutase, protein MSVVTFLLPAPARFGAQRWLPDVARAFGRADVATQTPGRRAQLARHVDLPDGSWPLAALSRQVDAGDAGAPETAWLRADPAWLRPDINGVRLMAHGDALGVSTDDCAALLPALQEMFADAGFQLDAPVPARWYLRLPRDTRLPAFPDPSDALGTDLSEFEDTSPDARRWRALGSEAQILLHNHPWNAARAAAGRPPINALWFWGGGTLPEARAGGGAAPRQVYTDDATLHALAAGAAGAQALPSRWPDLDLDLDPGAAALFDLSALRDLRQLQADWLQPALAAMKRGRIAVLTLDDEDGGVFALRRWHRLRMWRAPRTPAAAKPS, encoded by the coding sequence ATGAGCGTCGTCACCTTCCTGCTGCCGGCGCCGGCGCGCTTCGGCGCCCAGCGCTGGCTGCCCGATGTCGCGCGCGCTTTCGGGCGCGCCGATGTGGCAACACAGACGCCGGGGCGACGCGCCCAGCTTGCGCGCCATGTCGACCTGCCCGACGGCAGCTGGCCGCTGGCCGCGCTGTCGCGACAGGTGGATGCGGGCGATGCGGGTGCGCCGGAAACGGCCTGGCTGCGCGCGGATCCCGCCTGGCTGCGTCCCGACATCAACGGCGTGCGACTGATGGCGCATGGTGATGCACTGGGCGTGAGCACCGACGACTGCGCCGCGCTGTTGCCGGCCTTGCAGGAGATGTTCGCCGACGCCGGCTTCCAGCTCGACGCGCCCGTGCCTGCACGGTGGTATCTGCGACTGCCGCGCGACACCCGCTTGCCCGCGTTTCCGGATCCATCCGACGCGCTGGGCACGGATCTGTCCGAATTCGAGGACACCAGCCCCGATGCCCGCCGCTGGCGTGCGCTCGGGAGCGAGGCGCAGATCCTGCTGCACAACCATCCTTGGAACGCGGCGCGTGCGGCTGCGGGCAGGCCGCCGATCAATGCGTTGTGGTTCTGGGGCGGCGGCACCTTGCCGGAGGCGCGCGCGGGCGGTGGAGCCGCGCCGCGACAGGTCTACACCGACGACGCGACCCTGCACGCGCTTGCTGCAGGCGCCGCCGGCGCGCAGGCATTGCCTTCACGCTGGCCGGACTTGGACCTGGACCTGGACCCTGGCGCGGCCGCGCTGTTCGACCTGAGCGCGCTGCGCGACCTGCGGCAATTGCAGGCCGACTGGTTGCAGCCGGCGCTGGCCGCCATGAAGCGCGGCCGCATTGCCGTGCTCACGCTCGACGACGAGGACGGGGGCGTATTCGCGCTTCGGCGCTGGCATCGCCTGCGCATGTGGCGCGCTCCGCGGACGCCGGCGGCGGCGAAGCCTTCGTGA
- the recJ gene encoding single-stranded-DNA-specific exonuclease RecJ has translation MTRQAPTIRRRDGVPGEGWPETMPALLRRIYASRGAHDITAAQPKLAQLLPPDTLSNIDAATELLADAIASGERILVVGDFDCDGATACAVAVRGLRMLGARDVVHAVPNRVTHGYGLSPALVETLAPLSPALLVTVDHGIACHAGIAAARALGWRVLVTDHHLPGDVLPPADAIVNPNLPGDAFPSKVLAGVGVIFYVLMALRARLRVQGDARATDADLGSLLDLVAVGTVADLVPLDANNRALVSAGLRRLRARRGCAGLHALIEIAGREAARLTAADIGFAIGPRINAAGRLEDMAIGIECLLSDDGVHARGLADTLHRINAERRAVQQSMLDDAEAAVAAQVPVDPAGAGVCLFDADWHPGVVGLVASKMKDTLHRPVIAFAPAEPGSPQLRGSARSIPGLHIRDVLAAVDVAHPGLIERFGGHAMAAGLSLQHDRLAAFTAAFAAAVERMLDPALLRAEILTDGPLRGEEFDIAHAAHLRDAGPWGQGFPEPLFDGEFAVVDWRVVGSRHLKLTLRLDGHARPLSAIHFGGWREIAPAARERLVYRLAPDDYRGGDAVQLVVEHREPLPTA, from the coding sequence GTGACGCGCCAGGCGCCGACCATCCGTCGCCGCGACGGCGTGCCCGGCGAGGGCTGGCCCGAGACCATGCCGGCGCTGCTGCGGCGCATCTACGCCAGCCGTGGCGCCCACGACATCACCGCCGCACAGCCGAAGCTCGCGCAGCTGCTGCCCCCGGACACGCTGTCGAACATCGACGCGGCCACGGAACTGCTCGCCGACGCGATCGCGTCAGGTGAACGCATCCTCGTCGTCGGTGATTTCGACTGCGACGGCGCGACCGCCTGCGCGGTCGCTGTCCGCGGTCTGCGCATGCTGGGCGCGCGTGACGTGGTCCATGCGGTGCCCAACCGGGTGACGCATGGCTACGGACTGTCGCCGGCCCTGGTCGAAACGCTCGCGCCGCTGTCGCCGGCCCTGCTGGTGACCGTCGATCACGGCATCGCCTGCCACGCCGGCATCGCTGCGGCCAGGGCGCTCGGCTGGCGCGTGCTGGTCACCGACCACCACCTGCCCGGAGACGTGTTGCCGCCGGCAGATGCGATCGTCAATCCCAACCTGCCGGGCGATGCGTTTCCGAGCAAGGTGCTCGCCGGCGTCGGCGTGATCTTCTACGTGCTGATGGCCCTGCGCGCCCGCCTGCGCGTGCAGGGCGACGCGCGGGCGACGGACGCCGATCTGGGCAGCCTGCTCGATCTGGTCGCGGTCGGTACCGTGGCCGACCTGGTGCCGCTCGATGCCAACAACCGCGCACTCGTTTCCGCCGGGCTGCGCCGCCTGCGTGCGCGACGCGGCTGCGCGGGCCTGCATGCGCTGATCGAGATTGCCGGACGGGAGGCTGCGCGCCTGACCGCCGCCGACATCGGCTTCGCGATCGGTCCGCGCATCAATGCGGCCGGTCGGCTCGAGGACATGGCGATCGGCATCGAATGTCTGCTCAGCGACGATGGCGTGCATGCGCGCGGTCTGGCCGACACGCTGCACCGGATCAATGCCGAGCGGCGCGCGGTGCAGCAGTCGATGCTCGACGATGCCGAGGCCGCCGTTGCGGCCCAGGTGCCGGTCGATCCTGCCGGCGCGGGCGTCTGCCTGTTCGATGCCGACTGGCATCCGGGCGTGGTCGGCCTGGTCGCCTCGAAGATGAAGGACACACTGCATCGCCCGGTCATCGCGTTCGCCCCGGCCGAACCGGGCAGCCCGCAACTGCGCGGCTCCGCCCGCTCGATTCCCGGCCTGCACATCCGCGACGTGCTGGCTGCGGTCGACGTCGCGCATCCCGGTCTGATCGAGCGCTTCGGTGGCCATGCGATGGCGGCCGGGCTGAGCCTGCAGCACGATCGTCTCGCGGCGTTCACCGCTGCCTTCGCGGCAGCCGTCGAACGCATGCTCGATCCGGCGCTGCTCCGGGCCGAGATCCTCACCGACGGCCCCTTGCGCGGTGAAGAGTTCGACATCGCCCACGCCGCGCACCTGCGCGATGCCGGGCCGTGGGGGCAGGGCTTCCCGGAGCCGCTGTTCGATGGCGAATTCGCCGTCGTGGACTGGCGCGTGGTCGGCTCCCGGCACCTGAAACTGACCCTGCGCCTCGATGGCCATGCGCGGCCGTTGTCGGCGATCCATTTCGGCGGCTGGCGCGAGATCGCGCCCGCTGCGCGCGAGCGTCTGGTGTACCGCCTCGCACCGGACGACTACCGAGGCGGCGATGCCGTGCAGCTCGTCGTCGAACACCGCGAGCCGCTGCCGACCGCCTGA
- a CDS encoding ABC transporter substrate-binding protein has protein sequence MSPAAAVAEPADALTLGAERRGEITSRSSLNHQDGSRSQLYRIDLREGQVVAFKLEGALRGRLTAFHDGDLVATSNPERESAPLVVRARRAGSYTIAVSGVDASAYGPFTLQATAIEAYNGETLRVGAAISDWTDARRQLPLQIDEAGFYTIDMMSDDFDSVLKLDGPGVALSNDDGGDGSNARISARLAPGTYTLTAEGYGGDRINGLYQIRVAARPLPEGGLREGGALDVGSTLTGLYEGNAHAYTFSLPARRVVRIDMRSDEIDPLMHLAGNGVEKTDDDGGDGLNARISMLLEPGDYTLRADAASAGAGLYTLAFAASEAPDNVGGGTLAAGRPIEATLLPGMTDRWTFNIRSAGEYAIAMHSDDVDSYLRLSRDGQEVATDDDGGGALNARIAQRLESGSYVVEASSVDGDTGGNYRISLERR, from the coding sequence ATGTCTCCCGCCGCCGCCGTGGCCGAACCCGCCGATGCCCTGACGCTCGGCGCGGAACGTCGCGGGGAGATCACCAGCCGGTCCAGCCTCAATCACCAGGACGGCTCGCGCAGCCAGCTCTACCGCATCGATCTGCGCGAGGGCCAAGTCGTCGCCTTCAAGCTCGAGGGCGCGCTGCGTGGCAGGCTCACGGCCTTCCATGACGGTGATCTGGTCGCGACCTCCAATCCCGAGCGCGAATCGGCGCCACTGGTCGTGCGCGCCAGGCGAGCGGGCAGCTACACCATTGCCGTCAGCGGGGTCGATGCCAGTGCATATGGTCCGTTCACGTTGCAGGCCACGGCGATCGAGGCCTACAACGGCGAGACCCTGCGCGTGGGCGCGGCGATCAGTGACTGGACCGATGCGCGTCGCCAGCTGCCGCTGCAGATCGACGAGGCCGGCTTCTACACGATCGACATGATGTCCGACGATTTCGACTCGGTGCTCAAGCTCGATGGTCCTGGCGTTGCGCTGAGCAACGACGACGGCGGCGACGGCAGCAACGCGCGTATCAGCGCACGCCTCGCGCCGGGCACCTACACGCTGACGGCCGAAGGCTATGGCGGCGATCGCATCAACGGGCTGTACCAGATCCGCGTGGCCGCGCGTCCGCTGCCTGAAGGCGGCTTGCGGGAAGGCGGCGCACTGGACGTCGGCAGCACGTTGACCGGCCTGTACGAAGGCAACGCGCATGCGTACACGTTCTCGCTGCCGGCGCGTCGCGTCGTCCGCATCGACATGCGCAGCGACGAGATCGATCCGTTGATGCACCTGGCCGGCAACGGTGTGGAGAAGACCGACGACGACGGCGGCGACGGCCTCAACGCGCGCATCTCGATGCTGCTCGAGCCGGGCGACTACACGCTGCGCGCCGACGCTGCATCCGCGGGCGCCGGTCTGTACACGCTGGCGTTTGCTGCGTCAGAAGCGCCGGACAATGTCGGCGGCGGCACGCTGGCGGCGGGCCGTCCGATCGAGGCCACGTTGCTGCCCGGCATGACCGACCGCTGGACGTTCAACATCCGCAGCGCTGGCGAGTACGCCATCGCAATGCACTCCGACGACGTCGACAGCTATCTGCGCCTGAGCCGCGACGGCCAGGAAGTGGCGACCGATGACGATGGCGGCGGCGCATTGAATGCACGCATCGCACAGCGGCTCGAGTCGGGCAGCTATGTCGTCGAAGCTTCGTCGGTGGACGGCGACACCGGCGGCAATTACCGCATCTCGCTCGAGCGTCGCTGA